Genomic segment of Salvia hispanica cultivar TCC Black 2014 chromosome 2, UniMelb_Shisp_WGS_1.0, whole genome shotgun sequence:
CGAAGACAGCTGCCATATATTTTAAGTATAAGATATTAAAAGGATTCActagtgtaattaaattagtatttcaaagatcaattttaattgtacgataaaacttaaattgcagtagagaaatatttttaatagtattgcaaaattaattctattaaggTAATACCaactatttacactaaactcaacgCCATTTTAGTGAAATATCACATCAAATAGTGACTTTATTTCAGCCATTAATATTTAACTCAAATTCTAAAGAATATTCTCACTCAATAAGCTCATTATCGATTTTCATCGGCTTCTTACACTCCAGCACACCGCTGAACCCAAATACGTCAAGCCAATGCCTCACATTGTCATGCATTTCCACCTCCCATACCTTAGTTTCTGTCTGGCAAACTCTAAAACTATGCTTTGTGCCATCTACCAACAATGTATTCGAAATGTGCTTATGTTGATAATAGAGCACTGACGTCTCCTCgaatccataaaataattattctccAGTACTTGAAGATGTCATCTACTTCAACATATTCACAAAACAAGAATTATAAACTTATCTATTTCATGGGGCTAGAAATAAAGGTAAAAGGTAAACAGATTACCACAAGCAAAATAGCAAATTCAGTTCCataattcaacaaattcactaatcttgttttataatagtgttttaatcaataaaattagacATTGCAAAATTATCCAATCTAATCAGGCCAATAAAGGTTAAATACAAGTTTCATTTCAATACACTCTAAACTTCACccaataaaaaacaaaatcacaacACCAAGCATCACAAACATATCAAAAACTTCCACCTAGACTCATTATTCCATCGTCCCATCATCTGTCACTATTGTCTTACCACAACCAAAGTCCAAAGCTAATcctgaaaaaattaataactaacCCATCAAAATCATGGTAtactatttatcattttaataatgattcatgtaaaatgtgatttttaattttcatgaagaattaattatgtacatgccaaaataatgacacgaaaaCAACCTTTAGttcaaattgattgatttaatttgatttatctatatttatgttgtagttgatcgagatgaaagaCTTTTCTCCAACTATTATTGAAGAAcactgaaaatttgaagattttatatgaaaaaatatctaaaatttaaaataattttatagaggaaaattttgatacaagagactattttcaaaagtttttagGTCCGAATAGCCCAAAACCCGGTGggtagggttagggttgaaaatttatgacccgAAAAATTCATAACCCGAATAGCTCGCACCCAAATAGCCCcgctgttagagtttgtatactagaaattacGTTTTGAGtaattgaatactgtaaaactcttattttattttccaaggaataaaacagattatttttgtcataatgttgttatgttttacatttaatggatgttaattgcatgtttaaatgtataagttaacttaacaaagtctaagtctttgttttagtagaccggttgtgggcggcgtccactttaaggtaacacggtcagtcctaaacaaagaaaaagaaaaatttcacgacctagatggaattagactatccatcgtgaaaggttgcaatgtcagtccgcatatttctaagccttacttgaaataagatgacattggtgtggtaaagcactgaacggatctaacagcaagacttgcctttgtgctatctactgaaaggcaaggtcttgataaatatttgtttcttaatcaatgtaggttaacattgagcatacggtattgattatgcattactttgacttatcaaatggtgcgggtttttcgtaacccaataatcctgatatattgggtagtggtgattaatatctagcggtgctaggattgctattatattgaatcgtgcgcgaggtgggtctcgtttgataatgtctcttttatttatagagttcaagaatataatcccacaattaaataaataaagatttgggaAGATATGGGGGAGAGAAGTTGACGTGAATTATGGGGCGAAAcgaggttttattattcggaacctagctagttggagtttgatcactctatgagtaataaataagcgtttcatgctaagtccactcttggaattaataagaaattaattaattaagtccatagcagatattaattaattaatgaacatttttatcttaagcgcgggaaatgaaagttaaaacggaaacccggattacttatgtAGTGTTGATAAGGCTAATATCATACATtggttatgtggtgaaaaaacactttattttgctgggtctaacgcaGTTTTTAAGCTAGGTGTGTGAAGGAgacgctagatccaggaagagcTGGAGGCAATGGACTagcaaaggaaaatgaaagaaagtgagcagaattgaaaagaaaaaaatggctagaagaaggaagtcaatagctgagggcaacaaagactattcatacctcgctggacccacttcaacgcctataaataaaggagcatgcaacacacgcCATATACATGAtttgctcttagctcacacactcacacacacacttgggaaatgggaatTCTGGGATAGTTTAGGGTTTCTAAGGGGTTCAGGTTCGGCGAAAGTCagtggtaacaccgtcctctcggagggcgaagaaacaatctgtTTTCATTCAGCTTTTAGCACTTttattccgtcgaacttcattgttttggaagtcgatttggttgttgctaCTTATCGTTATCTGACAAGACGAGGTTTTTATTAGGGCGGCGACTCTTGTGTGTGCGTGTCAACTGGCCAGGAGGGTGCCTAGACCTAGCTGTGTCGTTGGGTCTGTGCCTAAAACCTcttgtcaacaaaaatacctcaacccacttctactggctagtatagtggagtaagggtcgatcccacagagatggatgtagGCGAAGTGCAATTGCAAAGACATTTTGGAAGggttggttagctaccacgcttttggggATGAGTTCTACCTaggcacaaaattaaaatgagactctaCCTATACTGACCAGTAGGTAACTAAATGCTTAATGCTATTGGATGTGTACGTGAATGTGAAAGTTGGACACCTAGTTATGCATATGAGAAGCTACTAGACgaaacttactaaaaatgacTAGACAAAAGGTAAAGGGAATCAAAGGACATGCTGGCAAACTGGTTGCTGGATTTGcagaaaagctgaaaaaagtgcaagtacaaaagcaaaaagtaacaaaagCAACGTATCTTTGATTgtgacattttcttcttcaccaagctaAACTAACCAAATCTAACAAACTCCATTGATAAATGCTCAAGCTCAAAAATTCGTAaatgtaatatttaatttgaaatcaaGAACGGAAGTAAGAAAAACTGAGATTTAGGCATACTGGTCAACAGGACAGAGTGACAGACACAAGCAGAAACGAATTCCATGCATTTTTGTGAAACTTAAACCGATTAAAACTTGTAAACACTTAGATCTAACTAAGCTAGGCAGATTCAAGCACTTAAACAACATAAAACTATCAGATCTAGTTAACTAGAGAGATTTAAAGCAATAACAAAGctgaaactcaaataaaaccataaaaacttaacttcattcaaacattcaaacCATAAGATGCTTCAAACAGATTAACTACTGAAATCCGAGACAAATGCAAGTAAAACAAGttcttaaactaagaaagcatTAAAAGAAAGCATGTAAATGGCTGATGGCTTCTTCTGAAACTGGAACTGGACTACGGCGGCTGGAATGATTCAGGCATGATGACTCCCCGCCGGCTGGTGGCCGGAATCTTCATGGCAGGCTGCTGGATTTAGAGAGTGGAACTTAGAGCTAATAGAGCTATTCTCCCAAAAAAGTGTTCTCAAAGTGATgataaaagtgataaaatgataaaaaaaaaaagtgattccTCCTTATGTTcaactcctatttatagggtggCTTGCCCTAATTTCTAGGGCTGCCTCTTCATGcgaaatgacaattttgcccCTCTTTAGTAGTTGATTGTTCCAAGCAAGTCCTTCCTTCTAGTGTCTAGTTTTGTAGCATCCATCCTGGCCAGTTTGCACCTTGTTCTGCCCATAATTGCCAGTTTGCACTTTTTTTGCTCATACTGGCCAGTTGCACACTTTTTGCTGCTTTTTCGCGCCAATCCCTTCTGATCCTTTCCTCCTGATTTAGTACCTCAACCTGCACACTTTAGCAACTATTTTGCACATATTATCAAATAAAGCACgttatactgaccagtaaccaaggcctAGAACGAGACTCATcattatctatgcatttagtttatgtcatgttggtgtttatcttgtgttgatttacgATTCTGAGTTTTTGTTTGAGGTTTTATTTCGGCAGTTGaatgttattctctgttttggatAATTCTGCGCTTGATCTCGGAAAGAGGTTGTGGAtctgaattgttgttgttgatcggtggtTGTTTGGCGAATCTGCAGCTATGGCTATACTTTTGGTCGGagttgtgtcggatgcttggatccggagtggatttagcatccgaggttggatctgaacaagggaatcaagttgtgcatggatttcgaactcttttgctctcttttcattttactccgtctagtagccgtagatctgcttagtttttaattgttcttcgttaaaTTGCTTTAAATTCAGTCTGCTTCGTTTCCGATTCACGTTCCATCTCTGTTTCTACtgaaattttatgcaaattgattggagaagatgatgtcgttgttagttagtactttagttagttgttttccagcttttcatccgtactttacctttttagcaaatggtccccaccgtcagtttatttcccaggtctaggtaatttaggaaatagtttcttagatctagtgattgtctcgTTTTCTGGTTttcatgcatgatttctgttctgcctagatctagttgttagcaTAGCAGATTTCACTccaagtttagtttaatttcctcaacccaaaaatgcgtggcagcagccaacccaaaaatagtcccgaatccttgagcatgCTTTATTACACATTCATCTCTGTNNNNNNNNNNNNNNNNNNNNNNNNNNNNNNNNNNNNNNNNNNNNNNNNNNNNNNNNNNNNNNNNNNNNNNNNNNNNNNNNNNNNNNNNNNNNNNNNNNNNccagtttgataatatttcCAAGAGGTATTTAGAGGTATTTAGAAGaagatttattattcagaaacctggtcagttggaatttattcaagaataataaattggatttCCAAAGTAGACCACTCTTggtaaaaaaaagattaattaataaaaatttggtagcagattcaatattaattaatagatatGTATATCTTTAACAcaagaaattatatatttaaagagGAAATTCCAAACTACTGGTAATTTTGGTTTAGACGGACAGTCAGCATTATGTCTTTAGTGTATGACAATAATATTTAAGCTTGggcttaaattaaattaagttttaattaaattggtaaAACTAAATTGTGGCTTAAATCCAATCATCCATAAATCACTGATTTGTCCcaaaattctctctcaagaagataattttcaaaaattagggttttcacCCTAGGAGTTCATCTGTCTTCGATTCTTGTCCAATCTTTGAGGTGTTGACGAGATTTACCCACACAAAGGTTTATTCTGAATTGATGGAACATTGGAACATATCAAAAGATACGTGGTCGAGATCAGGATCAGAAATTGACGTAAGTGGTAATTGAATTCAGTTCTTGAATTCGTACAGTATGCTTTACGtgacaatatataatttgattgattatgtgattacatattttaattgcaCATGTTTAGGTACTATTAAACaatgaatcaaaatatttttcacgtatattttaaaaattacatattttacttacctttaaaattttggaaaaaaaatgaaaaatgaaaaccgaaaaataaaataatgagaaTTAATTCATTTCGGGCCAACTCTATGGAAATCGAATTAATTTCAGGTCAACTCAATTGGGTTACAGGCTATTCGGTTTAGTGTCAATtggaataaatttttttttttttttatattaattttcaactATAATCCTATAAAATTGTTAAACTATTCGGGTCGATCCATGGATTTCGAGTTaagtacatattttaagaCTTTAACCATAGTGGATGAccttatatttttaacattgTTTAATACCGTAagatacatttttattaaaagatattcttctaaatataatacttcatCTGTCCTACTttaagtgacacatttttcttcGGGAATGTCTCACTTTAACttacacattttttaaattagaaacttaaccatctctacttttttctaagagcatccgcaatggtgcttaggccagcaataggccagccattctctcccctgccacgtcagcaacactaaaaaatccacctgccacatgagatttaggtcagccataggccgccgcaataaaaataattcaaaatatactacatttacggaattaaaattacgacacatatacgggaaaaattcgttaattttatttaaataaaaaaaaaaagcacattaactaaaaatcaaaaaaattatataataaaaaaaaatccgggcttccacacacgagccaccgccccactctactcctcactaatttattaaaaaaatacattaaaaaattgcaataaaaatgcaataattttattcatcgTTTAAGCCTTTGTTACGTAAATTTAGAGATTGAAtccgttatagtttgccgctagccgaaataatttttcaaaaatttttaaaaaaaaattaaaaatagcgctggccgatcgggccgccacaatagcggccagcgcatcggccagcgcccaccaatcggccagcccacgccgatcgcCTCGCcggacgcgaatcggctagccggtcgctagccgaccattgcggatgctctaaaatactttattctctctatttaattcaaaacaacattatataaaatcacaTGCTGAGTTAGTGCTTTGCTTAAAATGTGACCGAGGGAGTACTACCTTCTTCTTCACATAATTTTACGGAAACAATTTCGATTTCTacccaaatattcaaataattggAAATGCATTTCTacccaaatattcaaataattggAAATGCATGGGGTCAGTGACacatcacaaaataaaattagttcaCGAACTTACACAAAATGATTAAACCATCTAttgccataaaaaaaaaatctattgcCAAAAATGTTTGATGATCACAAGATTACAGTTCTACTTGTATAGGTCAATCAGGGTTGTAAATTCCATTTTGTACATCACAATGTTGTAAGCTTCTATACAGATTACCGTGTGGGGAGGGAAGCTCAAACTTCCGACCCCAGAAGGCAGAGACAGGCACGATACAAAACCTACACGTTACAACACTCTAGAACATGAACAGGAGAAAGCTTAATGACTTCAGCTACAAGACTATCATTGGTTGATACATGTTTGAAACTATCCTTTACCATCATCAGCACAGTATAGAATGTATGTTATCTAGAGCCACAAACTCGTCTTCAATCTGGAGGCGACAATCCCATGAGGGCATCATACTTGGTTTTGAAACGAAGGCCGGAGCCAACATGCCCTGAACTGGGGCACAGCCAGCACAAAACTTTTGGACCCAGAACCTATGACAATTGGGTtttgcaaataaaatatttttcgaGTTTGCCAGAAAGAAGTTAATGAAGGTATTGAAGCAGAAAACAAAAGACAGAAAGAGCACACTTACTGCTGTCAAATTATCAAAAGTGCCAATATCATATGGATGTGAATAGAGATGGCCTCCTTTCTCGGCAAGCCACATTGCTCTTACGCCTTCATGGTACTGgcaagataaaaatataaatttgggAATTTTTTGTGGCTGGAAATAGGTAGAGGGAAACTACTATAGCAACCTCAATTGTAGTcttgttttgtaaaataagatagaaatGCCATCCGAGGAAAAATCCTAGCGCCAAACATAAGGGCACCAACAGTAAACCTGAAATGACCTGTATATAAATCCTTAGTGAGTCCAGCAACCGAATAATATAATGCCAGGGAGactaatgaaacaaaaaaacaaaattaaaagtaatcaCATGTATTGTTCGAGAAGTGTCTTCAGCATCTTGATGAGAATCAACTGTCGCACTTCCAACAAGTAATACCTTAAATAATACAAGATCGATTAAATGATTTATATCAAAGCTTTTAAGTGGAAGAGACAAAGGTATCGAGGATGCATCACAGAGAACAAAGCAGAGCGTACCAGGGAGTATATGCAAGAAAGAACAGCATAAAACACAAAGACAAAGAAGATCTTGTAGTTTGCGTGCCCCACGCAGTTATTCATCCATACACAATGGTGATCCTTAGCATCAAGAGGCAAGAGCTCTTTAACAACATTATTAAGGGTAATCAACGAAATGCATAAACATTGCATGGATCAGACATACCATTCGTAAAACACATCGATTGCATATGCGGCAATGATGGGCTCGAGGAGGCTTATAGTGGGAACACTTCTGGCAGTACCTCAAATCACCACCCTGCAAAAAAAACCTGAAGAACGTCAGAAAAACATACTTAAGCACCTTTTTCCTTCCACGTCCTACACCAAATAACTACATTAAAGACTGAACAGAATCACCTAAGTATATATTGCTGTTTGAACAAATATGTTCACATTTCCAACGGCCTTATCCGAAAGCGGATCATCATAAGAGCAATCTAAGTAAGTCTTTAACAAGCAGTGATTTCTTCATGCAACATATTTCATTGAAAACAATTTCTGAAGTCAAAAGTTACAGTGAAAGGAACAATGACATACAGAATCTGATCCCAGAGACCTGAACACAACAAATAAGCTGAAAATGACGCCATCACTATTATGGTGAGGACCTAATAAAAACTAACTGGAGTCATAGATTAGTGCAGGCAACCAGAAGTTCCAGTTAAGGAAAAAGACTACATCAACACGCTCATGCAACATAGGGTGGATGGAACTTCAGCCACTGACATTTTGCTCGCATATATTGGGAAGCAAGAGACAACAACAACATTATTTGACTTAGTAAGttaaatttacattttgcCCACACTTCAAACAGAATCGATCAGCATTCAGCGGACACAATGAATAAGCTGTAAATGGCATCACTGCTATCACGATAACTTATTAACAACAGGCTTAAGTTACAAACTAACGCACTGAGCAGAATTCTGGCCACGGATCATTTGGCTCGCATACACTGAGAGCAACACAACAACGTCAATATGGAAAACTCCAAACCAATCTTAATACTGTCAAGTAAGCAGATTTGATATGCACAATTCAATTTGCATTTATAAGGGGGTAGATATTCAAGACCTTAACTTTACAACACCGTTGTAAGCATTGAATGAAATCATATAATCTAATGAAAcaatcaaggaaacaaaattaaGTCAAATGCCAAATGAGTTAGCACCATCAATCAGCATTGTGATAACTCCAATTTTTAGGGATTCAATCAAGTTCTatcaaattccaatttttcGGATCAATCAGCATATCAAGCCATAAAATCACGAGTAAAATGCGGCGTAACTgaagaaacacaaaataattgaCATACCTTGCGCTTGATCTCGTGGATCGGGCTGTCCGGGTCCTCAACATCGGGCACGAATGAGGTTGGGACTCGGCCCGGATCCGTGTAAATGGCGCGGCGGTAGCTGGATATGCTCATGGCGGCTATGAAAGTGAAAACGGCGGCGTTTATCATTCCAGGAGAGGAACCCAGACCGAACCAGCGGTCGATGAAGACAAGCACCGTCGAGAAATAGATGTAGGCGATGGCGGCGGAGACGGCGGCGACGTGGAATGAGAAATTGCAGGCGTGCTCCATAGTTGATCGTATCGGGCGGGTGGGGGACGGAGGCGCCGGCGTAATGGCCGATTACGGCGGCGTCTCCGGCGGTGTGGTTTAAATTTGGTGCGGTTGGCCGATGCtcccaatttattttcattctaaCATTGGacaattttagtttcattttggCCCCTAagctttatcaatttttcaaatttgattggaatttttttattttatccatcTCAAGGATGATACCACATCTTTGGactacaaaaattttatgcatttttattttgtatattgaGTTGGGAGAGTaagtaaaacacaaaataaaatagagataaagatTCCGATTTATCTtgattccatttttagtaattgactATATTGATttagacaaactaaaaaggcaAATGAATCATCTTCAGtgtccgtcccactttagcaATGCCGGTTAGCTATTTTCCGGTGTTCCACTTTAAAAATTCCGATtggaatatttcataaatgataataagCTCCATATTCCATTcatatttgataataaaactgataaataaaagtataacccacgtttcactatttttttcaaaaactatCTTTTGCGTTTCttaaaacctttttcgaacTTAAATGAGATGAAGGAAATGTTTCTTTACCGTAATCCTAGTTTAGAATTAATGAACTaatcaaaacttaaaataagaTCATAAAATTGTGTGTTGTAATTGTAATAGTTCCAATTACAACTCAAGCTGCTATATTGACAAATATATTAAGTGAAATACGACAATAcgtcaatattttaataataacgCATCAGTTTATGATACTCACCCGTCTTTGAGAAgtataaacaattttttttagtccgttttcgaaaagtatgaacattttaattttgaaaattcttttttttttagtggagTGAGACACATTATCCACTAAACGCATGTTTAATAGGATAAATAACCCATCTAATAATACAAttctatgaaaaaaaaatcatttttttcataaaatttcattcctaaaataagttttttacccaaccaaaaaaatacattaattattttttcttttaatcgTTCTCTTACTTATACCAATGCGGTAAGTGATTTATTAACTACATTTAGGAGGAGGTCAACATTAACGTGCGATCCTATACTAGTAAAGTAGtataatgtttaaatttacacaaaaattccctattttaaaattgctaTATAATTTTTCTGTCAATTTATTAactacttttataatttaaagtaTGGGggtttggaaaaaaaattagcaaaCACGTGAGGTGAGGTAGATGCAAACTAACTAACCAATTATTGTTACGTCAAGATTTAGCTCTTGCCtaccttattttattatctgtTTGCTTAGCTGCTTTTGTAGATTATTATGGGCTAATCCAAATGTTTTTATTGGaaaattctctcttttctaATCAAGAAAATTTCCTCTTTGGTCCTGAAGGGGAAGGGTATTCTTGTAAATTAGCAGTCATTTTTCTTGTAAATTCCGTCTTATGGCTAGTTACTACTTACTGtgctttttataaattagcagttatttttgttaataccTTTTTCAATCTCtgtgttcatttttttcacaatttcttatatttagtGTGATGAGATTATTTCATTAACATACTTAGATTTTGCATAGTTTTATAAAACAGTttttgcatgattttgatcatattttgtactccctccatcctaaTTAAGTTGGGGCAAAACTTTTGAGCACgaatattaagaaatagtattgaatggattgaataaaaataaagtaaaatgagagagagaggtatGAATTAGAcaatggaataaagtaagaatgatttaaatgtttagttttttgtcaaaaaaatgaaatgactcaacttcgttgggatgtcccaaaaaggaatatgattctacttagttgggacggagggacgtcccaaaaataaatacgtctcaactttgttggaacataccaaaaaggaatacgagaGAATTTTGCTGGCGATTTTAAAGTTCAATCAGTTATAAATGCATATCATTCTTTTCGAATGTTAGAGAATTTTAGTGCCATGAAATGACATAATGAGAGTTTATTCCATTGCaatattg
This window contains:
- the LOC125204389 gene encoding probable protein S-acyltransferase 16: MEHACNFSFHVAAVSAAIAYIYFSTVLVFIDRWFGLGSSPGMINAAVFTFIAAMSISSYRRAIYTDPGRVPTSFVPDVEDPDSPIHEIKRKGGDLRYCQKCSHYKPPRAHHCRICNRCVLRMDHHCVWMNNCVGHANYKIFFVFVFYAVLSCIYSLVLLVGSATVDSHQDAEDTSRTIHVISGLLLVPLCLALGFFLGWHFYLILQNKTTIEYHEGVRAMWLAEKGGHLYSHPYDIGTFDNLTAVLGPKVLCWLCPSSGHVGSGLRFKTKYDALMGLSPPD